A genomic segment from Balneola sp. encodes:
- a CDS encoding AraC family transcriptional regulator produces MHKIENALDVLGQNITEIVTVSEWAEKMSFNCEKYFSTKIRDYYGKRAKQIIIEQKLLKIEECLSKSSNEIFYCIARELGFANEHSLYKFVKRHTGKTITELKRDNEKEKRK; encoded by the coding sequence ATGCACAAGATAGAGAATGCTCTTGATGTATTGGGGCAGAACATCACAGAAATTGTAACAGTCTCAGAATGGGCTGAAAAGATGAGTTTTAATTGTGAGAAGTACTTTTCAACCAAGATCCGAGATTATTATGGAAAGCGTGCCAAGCAAATAATTATAGAACAGAAGCTCCTTAAGATTGAAGAATGCCTCAGTAAATCAAGTAACGAAATTTTTTATTGTATAGCCCGTGAATTAGGATTTGCAAATGAGCACTCCCTATACAAATTTGTTAAAAGGCATACCGGAAAGACAATCACTGAGTTGAAAAGGGACAATGAAAAAGAAAAAAGGAAATGA